In Edaphobacter aggregans, the sequence CTCCTGCGTTAGGTGGGATTAATAAAATAAAACAGGCTTGTAAACACAAGGTCGACAACAATCACAAGAGCTATCGAGGTTACGACTGCCGCCGTTGTCGAGCGTCCGACCTCCTCAGCTCCGGCTCCCGTTGAAAAACCCTCTTTGCACCCAACGGCCGTGATGACCAATGCGAACAGCGCGCTCTTGATGAGACCTGTGTAGATATCGCGCGCGAGGATAGCCTCTCGCGTTGCTTGGAAATAGGAGGCGATAGTAAAGTCGGCGCCAGTGACGCCGAAGACACATCCCCCTACAATGCCCATGAAGTCAGCCCAGACTGTAAGACACGGCATCATCACCAGCATTGCCATAAATTTAGGTGCGACAAGGAAGGCCACAGGATCGAAAGCCATCGTTCGGAGAGCATCTACCTCCTCAGTCACCTTTTTAGTGCCGATCTCCGCGGCGAAAGCCGATCCCGAACGACCGATGACGACGATGGCTGTAAGTAACGGTCCAAGTTCTCGTAGAATAGAAATAGCCACGGTGCCCGCCACCAGTTGCATCGCACCTAACCGACGCAGTTCATAGGCACTCTGCAGTGCCATGATTAAACCAACGAAGAAGGTAATCAGCGAGATAATAGGTATAGCTTCAACGCCGACGGCCATAGCCTGATGGATTGCTCGATTGGGGCGTAGACGCTGACCCTCGAAAGGGCCCACAAAGGTAACATGGGCGGACTGGCCCGCGAGGGTAGCTAGATCCCCTATGTAAGCAAAGCCGCTCATCGTCCAGAGGCCGACAATTCCTGGTACAGCTGCGAACTTTTCCGTCACTTTCAACGACATATGCTTCCGCTCCAGAGAACTGTCCCAGCGGTATTCCGAACGGCCATCGACGAAAAGCCTGATGCGGGATATGCAATTTCAAGCAATAAGTGCTTGCTCCTCGGTTTCGCATATTTCAAAAACACCAGTTAGATGCGTAAGTTGTAGTACTTGAAGGACAGCACCACTTACCCCAAACAAGACAAACCGCTTATTGGAATTACGTGCTTCTTTGAGGACCTCCAGAAGTGAGGCGATCCCGGAGCTATCGATATACTTTACTGCGCTCAGGTTTATAGCTACACTTTTCGTTCCATTCAATGATTCCAAAAGTGTCTTGCGAAGGATTGGCGAACTTCCGAGGTCTATCTGACCTACTACGTCAACGATCGTGACCCCTCTTTCAATCCGTGTCGAAGAACCCATCTGTCTGTCCATATCCATCCCCTATGTAGGCTAAAACAGAGATAGCCGTTGATCCTTCAGTGTCCACGACTAACAACTCCATTATGCGTATGAAGATTTTTCATAATCAATGCGGCACCGATCCGTCATTATCGATTCTCCCCTTATCAGATGACAGGTGCTTAACTAGCCTTACTCGATTGCCCCCTGGAACTCGCTCGTAATACACCTCATCCATGATCGCCTTCATTAGATGGGTTCCGCGTCCAGTCAGCGAAACGTCATCCAACGGCTGCCCGCATATCCTGGCCAGATCTGGTGGCTCGCCCCAATCAAGAAGCGTAAAAACTATCCGATTAGAATCAGTCTGACAGTTCAATTCGATCTCCTGGTCATAACGGTTTCTGTAGGCATGTCGGATAATATTGGCTAAGCCCTCATCAACGGCCAAAGTGACTCCTCGGCACAACTCCTCCGACAATCCGCAAATCGCACTTACCTCGCTCACCGCGGCGCGGGCAATCGATAAGAAGCGAGGATCGCTTGGCACAATAAGTTTCAAATGAAAGTCCATTTAGCTTGGCTAGGCGCCTCCATTTGGGACGATGCACCAAGAAGTCTTTTTAGCTGTAGTTCGCTACGTCCAATTTACTAGGCCGATAGAATGTAAAAAATCCAGCTTCAGACGCATCGCATTGAGAAATGCAAGCTTGAGGGTATTCCATAGCGTCGGGCCCGCCACAGCGCTCTACCATTAGAGTGTTGTGGTTAGGGAAGGCACGAAAGACTTATACTTGCTTATTTCGTCCCCACCCTCTATTCCGTTTGAAACGCAACGACTCAATATAACTCTTGTTCGTTGATAGCGCTAGCTCAGAAAAGTATTAAAGGGCTTATGGGCACTTCCGTCTCTCTGTTTTTTTTGAATACAGCAGTAGTCCCAGAGAGATCGAGTTTCTGTTCTCAGTAGGCCCAAAGATAATTTGAAAGGGAGCCTCTAGTTTGATCTCCCCCATCCTGCGTTATCACCGGACCGGGGCTGGCGGCAAGGATCATCTCTTTTATTTTGTTTAGGCTACCAAAGGGCCAGGCCGGGGGTCGAAGGCCCAATGCGTGCTTGTTCTGTCGTGACAATCGAGAAAGCGGGCAACCTACGACAGCCTCGCAAGACTCAAAGCCACCCTTAATACCTTTCCGGGATGAAGCGATATGGATAGTCTGGCTCTACGTACCCTTTCGATTTCTGTCTGAGAGGAAGACTCACCTTTTCGAGTTCGATCTCTTCGTAAGGGATTAGGCTAAGGAAATGTGAGATGCAGTTCAATCGAGCGCGCCGTTTGTCGTCTCCGTTAACGACGTACCATGGCGACCTCTCGGTGTCTGTAGCCGCGAACATCGCATCTCGCGCTCGCGAATAGTCGTACCAACGACGGTGCGATTCCAGATCCATGCCGCTAAGCTTCCAGATTTTCCTAGGATCGTTGATGCGTTCGCAGAATCTGCGGGTCTGTTCCTCCTTGCTCACTTCGAACCAATATTTGATCAGTATTACACCGGCTTCGATGATATCTCTCTCCCAGGCCGGACATACTTTGAGGAATCTCTCGTATTCTTCGTCCGTGCAAAACCCCATCACCCTCTCAACGCCGAGACGGTTATACCAACTTCGGTCAAAAATAACGATCTCGCCTCCTGCTGGGAGATGCTCGAAATATCGCTGAAAATAAATTTGTGTGCGCTCTCGCTCGGACGGAGCGGGAAGAGCAACTACCCGAAATACGCGGGGGCTCACTCGTTCAGTGATCCGTTTGATGACGCCGCCTTTGCCAGCCGCGTCTCTGCCTTCAAAGATAACTGCAACTTTCGCTCCCGTATGCTTCGCCCACAATTGCAGTTTGACTAGTTCTGCATGAAGCTTGGCGATTTGCTCTTCATATTCTTTGCGCTGGAGCTTTGGCTTGTCAGTTGATTTTGCCTGTAAGTTTTGAATCTTGCCGGGCTGACTCTTTCGCTTTTTGTCCATAACTCACCCATCGATTTGTTGTGTCACAACGGTCTCGTAATCTCTGACGATTCGTCTAGCGAAGTAAGCAATTTGCTTGCATTGCTCGATCATGTCCGTGGCTATACGGAAAGCCTGGACATCTTTCTTATCTGCCAATTGAAGCTTCTCCATGAGACTCTTGCGGGTCGCGGCCGCCAGATCCTCAATCTCTCTTTTCGCTGCGATCACTTCTGCCATGTCGCTCGCGTTTGGGTGGTCTATTGTTTGGATTGCTTGTTCGAGATTTCGCATAACGGCGCTAACAAATCGAGACGTGGTCTCGTCTCGCAACCGCGCCAAATCGATACTCTCCACAATTCGTTGTTGGCC encodes:
- a CDS encoding MlaE family ABC transporter permease — translated: MSLKVTEKFAAVPGIVGLWTMSGFAYIGDLATLAGQSAHVTFVGPFEGQRLRPNRAIHQAMAVGVEAIPIISLITFFVGLIMALQSAYELRRLGAMQLVAGTVAISILRELGPLLTAIVVIGRSGSAFAAEIGTKKVTEEVDALRTMAFDPVAFLVAPKFMAMLVMMPCLTVWADFMGIVGGCVFGVTGADFTIASYFQATREAILARDIYTGLIKSALFALVITAVGCKEGFSTGAGAEEVGRSTTAAVVTSIALVIVVDLVFTSLFYFINPT
- a CDS encoding STAS domain-containing protein, translating into MDRQMGSSTRIERGVTIVDVVGQIDLGSSPILRKTLLESLNGTKSVAINLSAVKYIDSSGIASLLEVLKEARNSNKRFVLFGVSGAVLQVLQLTHLTGVFEICETEEQALIA
- a CDS encoding ATP-binding protein, which produces MDFHLKLIVPSDPRFLSIARAAVSEVSAICGLSEELCRGVTLAVDEGLANIIRHAYRNRYDQEIELNCQTDSNRIVFTLLDWGEPPDLARICGQPLDDVSLTGRGTHLMKAIMDEVYYERVPGGNRVRLVKHLSSDKGRIDNDGSVPH
- the ppk2 gene encoding polyphosphate kinase 2, which encodes MDKKRKSQPGKIQNLQAKSTDKPKLQRKEYEEQIAKLHAELVKLQLWAKHTGAKVAVIFEGRDAAGKGGVIKRITERVSPRVFRVVALPAPSERERTQIYFQRYFEHLPAGGEIVIFDRSWYNRLGVERVMGFCTDEEYERFLKVCPAWERDIIEAGVILIKYWFEVSKEEQTRRFCERINDPRKIWKLSGMDLESHRRWYDYSRARDAMFAATDTERSPWYVVNGDDKRRARLNCISHFLSLIPYEEIELEKVSLPLRQKSKGYVEPDYPYRFIPERY